GGCCCGAGCAGGGCCGCGAAGGTCGACTGCAGGTGCGGGTCGAGGTAGGCCCAGGCATCCAGGCCGATGCGGGCGAACTTGTGCTGGGCGTCCAGGGCGACGAAGCCGGAGGCCCCCACGCCGTAGAAGTGAAGCCGGCGCGCCTGGACGATGACGTCGACGGCCCGCGCCCAGACTCGCTCGTCGAACAGCGCCAGGGTCTCCTGCAGCGCCTGCTGGTAGTGGGCCAGCAGCTTCTGGCGGATGGTCGGCAGGTCATCGCCCGCCTCGATCTCCCCGTAGACGGGCAGGGAGGTCGCCGGCTCCCGGGCGCCCGACTCGACCGCCAGGGCGATGCGCATCTGCTGGTAGCCCTCGTAGCCGAGGCGCTGCGCGAACTTGACCACGGTCGACTCGCTGGTGCGGGTCTGCTCGGCCAGGGCCGTGATGCTCAGGTGGACCGCCTCGGCCGGCCGGCTCAGGATGTAGTCGGCCACCCGGCGCTCCGAGGGGCGGAGCCGGGCATACAGCCCGCGCATCCGGGCCAGGCAGGCCTCCGGCAGCTGGTCGGCTGGCGCCGTGGGCTGGCGTCGCATCGGTACCCTCCTTCGCCGCAACCGGTTCGACAGGGGGAGCGAGAATACCTTCCAGATCTGCTATCGACCGGGAAAATGATTTTCCCACCCGACGCCGGCCCGGCGCGGGGCCGGCGAGCGCCGTCAGGGGCAGGGCCATCGCCAGCAGACTCGCCCATGGGACCATGCCGGCGCCTCGTTCGGCATGGCGGAATGGATGCCTCGCCCCCATCCTCGCCCGCCGGGTAGGCTGGGCGGGGGGCGTCCGACCTGTACGACCTGCACGCGCACTTCATCCCGCCGCCGGTCCTCGACTGGCTACGGCGGCACGCGGACGACGTAGGGGCGCGATGGGAGCGCCGCGACGACGGCCGCGAGGTGCTGGTGGTCGGCGGCAAGTGGCCCTTCGAGCTCAAGCCGGCCTTCTACGAGCCCGAGCGCTTCCTGCGGGAGCAGGCCGAGGTCGAGGTTGCCCTCATGGTACCGCGCCGCTCCGGGGAGAGGGGGGCGGGGGTTCGGGCTATCCGAACGGCCCGGACGTGCGCGGCGCGCCGGGCGGCGAGCAGGACCCGAGACATGGGCAACCGGGCCTAAACCCTCGAAGGTGGGTACCGATGAAGGAGGTGGTACACACCATCCGAGCACCCGTCACGAGGAGGCCGTCTCATTGACCTTCCTGCGCAACCTGCGCGTCTCGATCAAGGTCCTGCTCATCGTAGCCATCAACGTCACCATCTCGGTGGTCATCGGGGCTTGGGCCATCCGGGGCATGGGCACCATGGAGCAGGCCCTCGAGCGCGTCTACCAGGGCGACGTGCTGGCGTTGGAGGCGGCCTCCCAGGCGGAGCGGGCGGCGCGCCGCATCGCCGTCGAGGGCCTGACCATGGCCCTGGCCGCCGCCTCCGGAGCCACCTCGGACCTGGCCACCTATGAGGCCAACATCCGGGGCTACCAGGCCGACTTCCAGGCGGCCGTCGAGTCGTACCTGGCCACCTCCCCGTCGTCCGGCGAGCGGCAGCTCGTGGAGCGCATCATGGCGACCTGGGAGCCCTACGTGCGGGCCGTCGCTGGATTCACCGCCCTGGCCCGCAGCGGCGCAGACACCGCCGCCGTCATCCAGGCCCTCGAGCGGGACGTAGTCCCCCTTCGCCAGACGCTGATGAGCCAGATCGAGGAGCTCCAGGGGCTCAACGTCGACGCGGCCCGCCAGCGCCACGACGACAATCAGCGGCTCTACGGCTCCACCCGCTCGGGGCTCCTCGCGCTCATCGTGGTCGGCGCCGTGCTGGGCATCGCGGTCAGCATGGGCATGGCTCGCCTGGTGACCCGGCCGCTTGGCGCCATGGTGGCCGGAGCCCAGCGCATGGCGGTCGGTGACCTGACCCGGCGCGTCGGCCACGCTGGCCGAGACGAGGTGGGGATGGCCGCCCGGGCGCTGGACGAGGCGGCCGAGGGGTTGCTGCGGCTGATCCGTACCGTCCGCCAGAGCGCCGAGCAGGTCGCATCGGCTTCGGAGGAGCTGGCCAGCTCGGCCGAGGAGGTGGGCCGCGCCGTCGAGCAGGTGGCCGAGACGGTGGACCAGATGGCCAAGGGCGGTCAGCGCCAGTCGGCCGCGGCCGGCACCACCTCCGAAAACGCCCGGGCCATGGGCGAGATGGTGCGGGAGGTCGCGGAGGCCACCCGCCAGATGGCCGAGCAGGCCGACCAGGCCGCCCGCCTCGCCCGCGACGGCCAGGCGGCCCTGGGTGCCATCACCCAGCGCATGGCGCACATCGAGGAGACCGTGGGCGAGTCCGGCCGGGCCGTTCAGGACCTGGGTCAGCGTTCGCAGCGGATCGGCCAGATCGTCGACGTCATCACGGGCATCGCCGAGCAGACCAATCTCCTGGCCCTCAACGCGGCCATCGAGGCAGCCCGCGCCGGCGAGCAGGGCCGCGGGTTCGCGGTCGTAGCCGAGGAGGTCCGCAAGCTCGCCGAGCAGTCACGGCAAGCCGCCGCCCAGATCGCCACCCTGGTGAGCGAGATCCGCGAGGAGGTGGAGCGGGCAGTGCGCAACACCCAGGCCGGCTCCCTGGCGGTGGCCGAGGGCGTCCAGGAGGTGGAGGCCTCGGGCCAGACCTTCGAGGCCATCACCCACGCCGTGAATCGCATGGTGGAGCAGCTCCACCAGGTAAGTGCAACCGCTCAGCGCATGGCCGAGGCCGGTGACCAGGTGGTCAAGGCGGTGGACGAAATCGCCGCCATCACGGAGGAAAACGCCGCGGGCGCCCAAGAAGTGGCTTCCACCACCCAGGAGCAGTCGTCGGCGGTGCAGGAGATCGCCAGCTCCGCAGGCTCCCTGGCGGACATGGCCCAGGCCTTGATGAAGGCCGTCGAGGCCTTCAAGGTCTGAGCGTCGAGGCAGGCTCCCGGGGGCCCGGCTCACCGGGAGCCTGCCTCGACCAACGTCTCCACCTCGGACCGGGTCGGCAACGCGGTCATCGCGCCCCTCACCCGTACGGCCAGGGCGCCCGCCGCGTTGGCGAAGCGCAAGGCCCGCGCCAGCTCGGCGGGGGACATCCGGCGGGCCGCCTCGACGACCGGCACTCCCTGCCGGGTGGCGGCCTCCCAAAGGCGCCAGAGCAGCGCCGCCCAGAAGGCGTCGCCCGCCCCCGTCGTGTCCACGGCCTCGACGGCAAAAGTCGGCGCGGCCGCCGACTGGCCGTCCCGCCCCACCGCCCAGCTCCCGTCGGCTCCCTCGGTGACCACGAGCAGCGCGACGCGACGGTGCGCCGCCAGCAGGCGCAGGGCTCCCTCCCGGCCGGTCCGGCCGGCCAGGAGCGCCAGTTCCTCCCGGCTCACCTTGACGAGGTCGGCCCGGTCGATGGCCGCGCGCATCTCGTCGAGGGCCCGGGCGGGATCCCCCCAGAGCGCCGCTCGGTAGTTGACGTCCAGCGAGACGGTGACGCCGGCGGCCCGGGCCTCCTCGAGGGCGGCCAGCAGGGCGGACCGCCCCGGCTCGTCGGCCAACGTCACGGTGCCGTGGTGCAAGACGGCTGCTCGCCGCACCGTCCCGGCGTCGAGGTCCTCCGACCGCAGCAGCGTGTCGGCCCCCGGCTTGCGGTAGAAGGCGAACTGGCGCTCCCCGCCCTCCCGGTTGGCGACGAAGGCCAGGGTCGTCAGGGCCTCGGCCGTCAGGCGCATCCCCGACACGTCCACGCCGTTGTCCGCGAGGAAGCCCCGCAAGAACCTGCCGAAGGGGTCGTCGCCCACGACGCCCACGAACCGCACCGGCACCCCCAACCGGGCCAGGCCCACGGCCACGTTGGCCGGCGCCCCGCCGGGGCAGCGCTCGAAGGAGACGACCTGCTCCAGCGGGACGCCCGGCTGTTGCGAGACCATGTCGACGAGGGCCTCTCCGGCGACGAGGACGTAGGACACGGCACCGTCCGCCCCTCACTCGATCTCCTCATAGAGCGCCAGCATGCGCCGCACGAGACGCTCGTAGCGGCGGGCCAGCGCCTCGTAAGTCGCCCGCAGGGCCGGCTCCGGGGTGACCGTGAACGCCCCGGGGTTGAAGCGCCGGGCCGTCGCGACCGGTTCCGAGAAGAGGCCGATGCCCCACCCCGCCAGGACCGCCGCTCCCAGCGAGGCCGCCAGCCCCACCCTGGGCGTGCGCACGGGCATCCCCATGACCGCCGCCTTGATCTCGAGCCACAGACGGCTACGAGCACCGCCTCCCATGGCCACGACGGTGGTGGGCGACAGGCCCGCCTCCTCCAGCACCGTGCGGCAGGCCCGTAGCTCGTAGGCGACGCTCTCCAGGGCCGCCCGCACCAGGTGCGCCCGGCCATGCTCGAGGGTCAGGCCGACCAGCGCGCCCCGGGCCAGGGGTTGCCATCGCGGCGCTCGGGCCCCCATGAAGTAGGGGAGCATCACGAGCCCCTCCGCGCCCGCCGGCACCCTGGCCGCCTCCTCGCCCATGAGTCGGTAGACGTCCTCTCCGGCCTCTCGGGCTCGACGATGCTCCTCAGCGTAGGCCAGCGCCCGCAACCATCGCAGGATCGCGCCCGTGGCGTTGAGTCCCTGCTCCGCCAGCCACTGCCCGGGCAGCACGTGGGCGGTGTACGTCAGACGTGGGTCTCTTTGGGCCGGGAGCGAGGAAGCGACGGTCGAGAGGTTGGAGGTGGTCCCCGTCGACTCCATGGCCTCGCCGGCCACGAGGCCGACCCCCAAGGCCTCGCAGCAGCGATCGCCTCCGCCCGTCACCACCGGCACGCCTGCGCGAAGCCCCAGGGCGCGGCCCGCCTCCGGGGAGAGGCCTCCCACGACGGCGTGCGACGGCGTCACGGGTGGGAAGCGCTCGGGGTCGATGCCGATCTCGTCGAAGGCCGGCGCCCACCAGCGGCCCCGCTCCATCTCCCACATCATGGTGCGACTCGCCAGGGAAGGGTCCGTCACGAAGCGACCCGTGAGCCGGTGCGCGACGAAGTCGCGGGGCTGCAGCAGCCATCGGGTCCGGGCCAGCAGGGCCGGCTCGTGGCGCTTGAGCCACAGGAGCTTGGCCAGCGTGAAGGTCGCGTCGGGCACCATGCCGGTGGCACGGTGGATGGCCTCGGCCCCCCATCGCCGCACGAGCGCGCCGATCTCCTCGGCGCCTCGCCGGTCCATCCACGAGATGGCACGAGCCAGAGGGCGGCCGTCCCGGTCGGTCAGCGCGACCGTCTCCCGCTGGGAGCTCAAGGCGATGGCCGCCACCTCGGGGGTGGACGCTTCGGCAGCCTCGAGGGCCGCGCGCGTCGCGGCGATGGCGGCCTGCCACCAATCCTCGGGGTCTTGCTCGGCCCACAGAGGTCTCGGGTGGTGGGTGGGATACTCGGCCTGCCCCACCGCCACCACCGTCCCCTCGGTGTCGACCAGGGCGGCCTTGCAGGCGGTGGTCCCCACGTCGATCGCGAGCAGGGTCGTGCGGGCCATCTCGCCACCCCCGCTGCGTCAGGATCTACCGGAGGCTCGGGCCGCAGTCCTGCCGTGGGCGGGATGGCCGCGGAGAGGTAGGGGGCCTGGCAGACGCCAGGCCCCGGAGCTCCTCACCAGCTGAAGGCGAGCCCGACCAGGCCGTGGACCGCGACGTTGGGCACATCTGCGTGGCCTTCGGCCACGGGCACTCGAGCCCAGGCGGCGGTGACCCTCAACTTGCCAGGACGGCGAGGAGCCGGTAAGATTTAGGTCGGTCGTCCGACCGATGGGAGGATGCCCATGCAGGCCAGGGTTGCCAGCCCCACGGGCCAGACGATCCTCGACGCGGCGTACCGCTGCATGGTCCGCAACGGATACGCGGCGGTCTCCATGCGCCAGATCGCCCGGGAGGCGGGCGTGGCTCTCAGCCAGCTGCACTACTACTTCCGCTCCAAGGACCACCTCCTCGTGGAGGTGCTGCGCCGCACCATGGAGCAGCACGTGCGGGAGACGGTGAGCCGGCTGGCGGAGCTGCCCCCCGAGCGGCGCGTGCACGGGCTGCTGGCCCTGATCCGCACCAAGCTGCGGCAGGACCCCGGCTGGTTCCGGTTGCTCTTCGACAGCCTGGTCCTGGCCTCCCGTGACCCCGAGGCTCGCCAGCAGGTCCGGCGGCTCTTCCAGGAGCTGTCCGAGGAGGCGGGCCGTCGGTTTCCGCAACTGTGGCAGATGTCCGCAACGGGTCGGGCCGGGACGGTTCGAGGCCGCCTGCAGCCCTGGCCAGGCGCCCTGAGCCCGACCGCGCTGGGGCGGGTCGTGGTCGCCACGCTGTACGGCCTGGCCTTGCAGCTGCTGGTGGAGGGCGCGGACCAGGCCTCGGAGCCCCTCTGGTTCGGTGAGCTGATGGCCGCGGTGAGTCCCGCCGGGCAGTAGCGGCGAGCGGACGTGGACGAGGAGGCAATCGCGCGTGAACCTTCTGGCCAGGCTCGTACTCCAGCGACCGTGGCTGGTGCTCGGCGTGCTGCTGGCGATCACCGTCGCCTTCGCCGCCTTTCTCCCGAGGCTGGGCATCTCCAGCGACGTGGCGTCGATGGTGCCCGAAGACGATCCGGTGGTGCGCCAGCTGGTCGACGTCGTGACCGAGTTCGGTTCGCAGGACGTGCTGATGGTGGTCATCTCCGGTGCCGACGTCTACCGGCCGGAGACCCTGGAGAAGGCGTGGCGCATCGCCGAAGAGCTCGAAGCCATCCCAGGGGTCGCCTCGGTGCTGTCGCCGCTCGACGCGGAGCTCGTCACCGGCTCCGAGCTGGGTCTCGAGATCCAGCCGGTCGCCTCCGCCCCTCCCTCGACGCCCGAGGAGATCGCGGCCTTCCGCGCCCGCCTGGCCCGCAGCCCGGCGGCAGCGCCTCTCGTCTCGACGGACGGCACGGCGCTGGCCATGGTCGTCACCCTGGAGCCCGACATGGCCTACGGCCAAGAGTTCAACCAGGTCGTCGCACCCCGGCTGGAGGCCGTGGTGGCCGCCCATCGCGGCCCCGAGTCCGTCCGGGTGGTGGGGCAGCCCTACCTCAGCTACACCATCTCCCACAGCATCCGCCGGGACCTCTTCTTCCTCTTCCCGCTGGCGGTGCTGGTGGTGCTCGCGAGCCTCTACGCCAGCTTCCGCACGCCGGCGGCCCTCGTCTTGCCGATGGTGCCCGTGGGCATGGGGCTGGTCTGGGTACTGGGCCTGATGGCGGCCCTGGGGTATCGCCTCTCCATCGTGTCGGCCGCCCTGCCCGTGCTCCTGGTCGTGGTGGGCAGTGCGAGCGGCATCCACATCCTCAGCCGCTACCAGGGGTTCCGCCAACAGGGCCTGCCCCATCACGAGGCCGTGCGGCGCGTCGTCCACTCCCTGAGCGCCGCGCTGGTGATGGTGTCGCTGACGGATGCGGCCGGCTTCGCCTCGCTGGTCACCGCCTTCGCACGACCGGTTCGTGAGTTCGGCGTCTTTACGGCCGTGGCCGTCCTCTTCGCGTTGCTGGCGAGCCTCGCCGCCGTGCCGGCCATCCTCGCGTTGCGGGAGCCCTCCATGCCGACCAGGCGTGCCGGTGGGCCGAGCGGTGCCACCGGGCGTCGAGACCAGGAGCCGGGCCAGGGCCTCGGCCCCGCGACCCCATGGCAGCACCAGGCCCGGCGGCTCTCGGCGGCCATGACGAGGCCCACCGGCGTCGCCATCATCGCCGCCGGGGTGCTGGTGGCCCTGGGGCTCGCCACCGGGATCCCCCGGATCCGCATCGAGACCAATCTGCTCGAGTACTTCGGGCCGCAAAACGCGGTGGTGGCCGCGACCCGTGACGTGGAGCGGCTCTTCGGGGGCGCGAGCACGCTCTCCGTCGTGGTCGACACGGGCCAGCCCGACGGGGTCAAGGATCCGACCCTCCTGGAGCGGGTCGATCGCTTCCAGCAGTCCATCGCCGGCATGGAGGCCGTCGCGCAGGTGCAGTCCATCACCGACGTCCTGCGGCAGGTCAACCGGGCCCTTCACGCCGACGACCCCGCGGCCGACCGCATCCCCCCGACGCCCGAGGCGGTGGCCCAGGAGCTGCTGCTCTTCACCTTCCAGGGGGGTAGCGGCCTCGACGCCCTGGTCGACTACGACTACTCCAAGCTGCGCATCATGGCCAGGGTCGCCACCTTGCCGACGCACGAGTCGCGTGCGCTGGTGGAGGCCATCGAGGCCGAGGCCCGGGACGCCTTCGCGGGCCTGCCCGTCGAGGTGACGGTGGCGGGCACCCCTCGCATCGTGGTACGCCTGCAGGAGCGCTTCGTCTCGAGCCAGTTACAGAGCATCGCCCTAGCCTTCGTGGTGGTGGCCGTCATCGTGGCCCTGTTGATGCGCTCGTGGCGGGCGGGCCTTCTCGCCTTGATGCCCCTGGTCCTGACCGTTGCGGTGCAATTCGGCGTGATGGGCTTCGCGGGCATCGCGCTGGACATCGCCACCTCCATGATCGCGGCCATCACCATCGGAGTGGGGGTCGACTACGGCATCCACCTCATCAGCCGCTATCGCCAGGAACGGCGAGCCGGCCTGCCCGCCGGCCCTGCCCTGGAGGCGACGCTGGCGAGCACGGGGCGAGCGGTCGCAGTCAACGCCGTGACGCTGTCGGCCGGCTTCGCGGTGCTCATCTTCTCGGACTTCCGGGCGGTCTCGGTGCTGGGGCTGCTGCTGGCGCTGACCATGCTGGTCTCGGCTCTGGCCACCTTGCTGCCCCTGGCGGCCAGCCTGGTACGGGTCGCCGACGAGGACGTCCGGCGGGAGGCGGGTGCGGCTCACGGTCTCTCGGGCGGCCAGGCGCGCGCCGGCACCCTCCCCCCGAGGAGGCCGCAGGCGTAGTGGCTGGTATCCGTGACGCCCGCCATCCTGCACGAGAGTCGGAAGGAGGAGCGTGAGATGACGTGCATCTCCATCGCACGGTCCCGTCCGGCAGCCCGGGGCCATACCGGGGGCCGATGGTGGGTGGCCTCGGTCCTGTCGGCCGTCACCCTCGGGCTGCTGGCCGCCGCCGGCGGGGCGAGTGCCGCGGCGGCGGAGCTATCGGCCGCTGAGATCCTGGACCGGGTGGCCGGCACGGGTGTCCTGAGCGGGAGCGGCCAGGCCCGCCTCGAGCTGGTGACGGAGAATCGCCGGGGCCAGCAGCGGGCCTACCGCCTGCAGATCTACCGGGCCGAGGGGCCCGACGGCTCGGACCGCCAGCTCCTGGAGTACCTGGAGCCGGCCGACGTGCGCGGCACCAAGCTCCTGAGCCTCGGCCAGCCCGACGGCGAGGCGCAGATCTGGCTCTACCTGCCCGCCCTGGGGCGGGAGCGCCGCGTCGCCGGCGCCGACGTGCAGCAGTCGTTCATGGGGACCGACTTTACCTACGAGGAGATCGCAGGAGGCGCCACCTACAAGACCGACTACGCCTCCGAGCGTCTGCCCGACGCGGAGCTCGACGGGCAGCCCGTCTACGTGGTGCGGCTCGTCCCCAAGGACCCCTCGAGCCGGTACGGCTCGGTGCAGATGTGGATCGACCAGGCCACCTTCGTGCCGAGGCGCATCGACTTCTACGACAAGCGAGGAGAGCTCGAGAAGCGACTGAGCGCGGACGACCTGCGCCAGGGCGACGACGGCGGGTGGATGCCCCATCTCATCACCATGGCCAACGCCAAGGCTCAGACCCGCACCATCGTGCGGGTGCTGGAGT
This genomic interval from Limnochorda sp. LNt contains the following:
- a CDS encoding MurR/RpiR family transcriptional regulator, with the protein product MRRQPTAPADQLPEACLARMRGLYARLRPSERRVADYILSRPAEAVHLSITALAEQTRTSESTVVKFAQRLGYEGYQQMRIALAVESGAREPATSLPVYGEIEAGDDLPTIRQKLLAHYQQALQETLALFDERVWARAVDVIVQARRLHFYGVGASGFVALDAQHKFARIGLDAWAYLDPHLQSTFAALLGPRDVAVAISHSGGTIDTLHAMQTAARAGATTIAVTHQMESPIAQRADIVFFTGGQEGLFRSGAIVSRMAQLAVVDALFIAVTIRMGAGAMERLMRSRQAVADKHLRPGARGGGGARGSPRRGRSVETTHDDEEVLR
- a CDS encoding methyl-accepting chemotaxis protein, with the protein product MTFLRNLRVSIKVLLIVAINVTISVVIGAWAIRGMGTMEQALERVYQGDVLALEAASQAERAARRIAVEGLTMALAAASGATSDLATYEANIRGYQADFQAAVESYLATSPSSGERQLVERIMATWEPYVRAVAGFTALARSGADTAAVIQALERDVVPLRQTLMSQIEELQGLNVDAARQRHDDNQRLYGSTRSGLLALIVVGAVLGIAVSMGMARLVTRPLGAMVAGAQRMAVGDLTRRVGHAGRDEVGMAARALDEAAEGLLRLIRTVRQSAEQVASASEELASSAEEVGRAVEQVAETVDQMAKGGQRQSAAAGTTSENARAMGEMVREVAEATRQMAEQADQAARLARDGQAALGAITQRMAHIEETVGESGRAVQDLGQRSQRIGQIVDVITGIAEQTNLLALNAAIEAARAGEQGRGFAVVAEEVRKLAEQSRQAAAQIATLVSEIREEVERAVRNTQAGSLAVAEGVQEVEASGQTFEAITHAVNRMVEQLHQVSATAQRMAEAGDQVVKAVDEIAAITEENAAGAQEVASTTQEQSSAVQEIASSAGSLADMAQALMKAVEAFKV
- a CDS encoding carbohydrate kinase family protein — translated: MSYVLVAGEALVDMVSQQPGVPLEQVVSFERCPGGAPANVAVGLARLGVPVRFVGVVGDDPFGRFLRGFLADNGVDVSGMRLTAEALTTLAFVANREGGERQFAFYRKPGADTLLRSEDLDAGTVRRAAVLHHGTVTLADEPGRSALLAALEEARAAGVTVSLDVNYRAALWGDPARALDEMRAAIDRADLVKVSREELALLAGRTGREGALRLLAAHRRVALLVVTEGADGSWAVGRDGQSAAAPTFAVEAVDTTGAGDAFWAALLWRLWEAATRQGVPVVEAARRMSPAELARALRFANAAGALAVRVRGAMTALPTRSEVETLVEAGSR
- a CDS encoding xylulokinase, encoding MARTTLLAIDVGTTACKAALVDTEGTVVAVGQAEYPTHHPRPLWAEQDPEDWWQAAIAATRAALEAAEASTPEVAAIALSSQRETVALTDRDGRPLARAISWMDRRGAEEIGALVRRWGAEAIHRATGMVPDATFTLAKLLWLKRHEPALLARTRWLLQPRDFVAHRLTGRFVTDPSLASRTMMWEMERGRWWAPAFDEIGIDPERFPPVTPSHAVVGGLSPEAGRALGLRAGVPVVTGGGDRCCEALGVGLVAGEAMESTGTTSNLSTVASSLPAQRDPRLTYTAHVLPGQWLAEQGLNATGAILRWLRALAYAEEHRRAREAGEDVYRLMGEEAARVPAGAEGLVMLPYFMGARAPRWQPLARGALVGLTLEHGRAHLVRAALESVAYELRACRTVLEEAGLSPTTVVAMGGGARSRLWLEIKAAVMGMPVRTPRVGLAASLGAAVLAGWGIGLFSEPVATARRFNPGAFTVTPEPALRATYEALARRYERLVRRMLALYEEIE
- a CDS encoding TetR/AcrR family transcriptional regulator, which encodes MQARVASPTGQTILDAAYRCMVRNGYAAVSMRQIAREAGVALSQLHYYFRSKDHLLVEVLRRTMEQHVRETVSRLAELPPERRVHGLLALIRTKLRQDPGWFRLLFDSLVLASRDPEARQQVRRLFQELSEEAGRRFPQLWQMSATGRAGTVRGRLQPWPGALSPTALGRVVVATLYGLALQLLVEGADQASEPLWFGELMAAVSPAGQ
- a CDS encoding efflux RND transporter permease subunit, whose protein sequence is MNLLARLVLQRPWLVLGVLLAITVAFAAFLPRLGISSDVASMVPEDDPVVRQLVDVVTEFGSQDVLMVVISGADVYRPETLEKAWRIAEELEAIPGVASVLSPLDAELVTGSELGLEIQPVASAPPSTPEEIAAFRARLARSPAAAPLVSTDGTALAMVVTLEPDMAYGQEFNQVVAPRLEAVVAAHRGPESVRVVGQPYLSYTISHSIRRDLFFLFPLAVLVVLASLYASFRTPAALVLPMVPVGMGLVWVLGLMAALGYRLSIVSAALPVLLVVVGSASGIHILSRYQGFRQQGLPHHEAVRRVVHSLSAALVMVSLTDAAGFASLVTAFARPVREFGVFTAVAVLFALLASLAAVPAILALREPSMPTRRAGGPSGATGRRDQEPGQGLGPATPWQHQARRLSAAMTRPTGVAIIAAGVLVALGLATGIPRIRIETNLLEYFGPQNAVVAATRDVERLFGGASTLSVVVDTGQPDGVKDPTLLERVDRFQQSIAGMEAVAQVQSITDVLRQVNRALHADDPAADRIPPTPEAVAQELLLFTFQGGSGLDALVDYDYSKLRIMARVATLPTHESRALVEAIEAEARDAFAGLPVEVTVAGTPRIVVRLQERFVSSQLQSIALAFVVVAVIVALLMRSWRAGLLALMPLVLTVAVQFGVMGFAGIALDIATSMIAAITIGVGVDYGIHLISRYRQERRAGLPAGPALEATLASTGRAVAVNAVTLSAGFAVLIFSDFRAVSVLGLLLALTMLVSALATLLPLAASLVRVADEDVRREAGAAHGLSGGQARAGTLPPRRPQA
- a CDS encoding outer membrane lipoprotein-sorting protein — its product is MTCISIARSRPAARGHTGGRWWVASVLSAVTLGLLAAAGGASAAAAELSAAEILDRVAGTGVLSGSGQARLELVTENRRGQQRAYRLQIYRAEGPDGSDRQLLEYLEPADVRGTKLLSLGQPDGEAQIWLYLPALGRERRVAGADVQQSFMGTDFTYEEIAGGATYKTDYASERLPDAELDGQPVYVVRLVPKDPSSRYGSVQMWIDQATFVPRRIDFYDKRGELEKRLSADDLRQGDDGGWMPHLITMANAKAQTRTIVRVLEYQPGQVPEEYFTVRYLRR